A single window of Fibrobacter sp. DNA harbors:
- a CDS encoding family 43 glycosylhydrolase, with protein sequence MMTPKVFKRFVSAVLLSVFTLSAETVQNPVIWADIPDPSIVKVGSEYYMSFTTMHFAPGVPILKSTDLVNWRTVGYAYNTLVNNDQMNLNNGKDAYSKGSWASSIRYKDGTFYVLTFSYTSNKTHLYSTKDVENGPWKEVQISSVYHDPSLFMDSDGRNYIVYGGGDIRIVELNSDMTGLKQGGLNKILIPNAHGLVGNIIVNAEGAHIEKINDWYYVFLICWPSSGYDGRTVLVYRSRTIDGKYEGKVAHSSKGVAQGSVIQTEDGSWWGYLFQDNGSVGRCPWLMPVTWQNDWPVFNGGVSPTSFNIPTNTTPGTTGVVTSDDFSSSKMKLEWQWNHNPDNANWSLTERPGFYRIKTSRVDAGVLRAKNTLTQRSFGPKCSGRIAMDVSGMKDGDVAGLLALQYEYGYVGVKKSGTNLSVVMVNAKSSNPSEIASTPISQNRIYLRIDMDFTNRNDKATFFYSLDSLNWKQIGNTLQMTYDLKHFVGYRFGLFNYATKSVGGYVDFDWFQIGKNYNDIMTIDESSGLKLSIGNVGRGTVNCSPDSSSYEKGTQVTLTATPEAGWVFDKWTGDASGNQNPLTVTMNSSKSITANFVTEDGKPDLIVNGSFSSGSSNWTFNNWSGSGTGSVVNGEYRLDVSEVANNYYDLQVVQPGILLEQGKTYRLIYDAYASANRTLFVNVGMPVSPYTSFLGADGESIVNGSREVNLTTSKQTFTLEFTMGEPTYEDSRVEFSVGTATPSVFIDNVSLFEIIPVKISGPYLSREANQMSVRKNGSLISVSIAAEGHGIVTADLYDLRGNVVRSAGFRKVPGSVQRFSLSTAGVPGGYYILKVNNGKTVYKSGIVLTGR encoded by the coding sequence ATGATGACTCCAAAAGTTTTCAAGAGATTTGTATCTGCAGTGCTGTTAAGTGTCTTTACACTGTCCGCGGAAACAGTTCAAAACCCTGTGATCTGGGCTGATATCCCCGACCCATCTATTGTCAAGGTAGGCAGTGAGTACTATATGAGCTTCACGACCATGCATTTCGCTCCGGGTGTCCCGATCTTGAAATCCACAGATCTGGTCAACTGGCGCACTGTCGGATATGCCTACAATACTCTTGTCAACAATGATCAGATGAATCTCAACAATGGTAAAGACGCCTACAGCAAGGGTTCCTGGGCAAGCAGTATCAGGTATAAGGACGGAACTTTTTATGTGCTGACTTTTTCTTACACTTCAAACAAAACCCATCTGTACTCGACAAAAGATGTGGAAAACGGTCCATGGAAAGAGGTTCAGATTTCTTCTGTATACCATGACCCATCCCTTTTCATGGACAGTGACGGGCGAAACTACATTGTTTACGGGGGCGGTGATATCCGCATAGTCGAGCTTAATTCAGATATGACAGGACTTAAACAGGGCGGCCTCAACAAGATTCTTATCCCGAATGCTCATGGTCTGGTCGGAAATATAATTGTCAATGCTGAAGGTGCGCACATAGAGAAGATAAATGACTGGTATTATGTTTTTCTGATTTGCTGGCCAAGTTCCGGCTACGATGGGCGAACGGTTCTGGTATACCGCAGCCGGACAATTGATGGTAAATATGAAGGAAAAGTTGCACACAGCAGCAAGGGTGTGGCACAGGGGAGCGTTATTCAGACAGAAGATGGTTCATGGTGGGGATATCTTTTCCAGGATAATGGTTCAGTTGGCCGGTGTCCATGGTTGATGCCTGTAACGTGGCAGAATGACTGGCCGGTTTTTAACGGTGGCGTTTCACCAACCTCATTTAATATACCTACTAATACTACGCCCGGAACAACAGGGGTTGTGACAAGTGATGATTTCAGTTCTTCGAAAATGAAGCTTGAATGGCAATGGAACCACAATCCCGACAATGCAAACTGGTCATTGACGGAACGTCCGGGCTTTTACCGCATAAAAACCAGCCGGGTCGATGCAGGGGTGCTGAGAGCTAAAAACACCCTTACTCAGCGCAGCTTCGGACCTAAATGCTCAGGCCGCATTGCAATGGATGTATCCGGGATGAAGGATGGGGATGTCGCGGGTTTGTTAGCGCTTCAATACGAGTACGGATATGTGGGTGTCAAGAAATCAGGAACAAATCTTTCTGTTGTAATGGTCAACGCCAAATCAAGTAATCCCTCGGAGATTGCAAGTACGCCGATCAGTCAGAACCGTATCTACCTGCGGATAGATATGGACTTTACCAACCGCAATGATAAAGCGACATTTTTCTACAGTCTTGACAGCCTGAACTGGAAGCAGATTGGAAATACTTTGCAGATGACTTATGATCTCAAGCACTTTGTCGGATACAGGTTTGGCCTGTTCAATTATGCCACAAAGAGCGTCGGCGGGTATGTGGACTTTGACTGGTTTCAAATCGGAAAAAATTACAACGATATAATGACCATTGATGAGTCATCAGGCTTGAAACTTTCCATAGGAAATGTTGGCCGGGGGACAGTGAACTGTTCACCTGACAGTTCAAGCTATGAAAAGGGTACGCAGGTGACATTGACAGCAACTCCTGAAGCAGGGTGGGTTTTTGACAAGTGGACCGGTGATGCATCAGGTAACCAGAATCCTCTGACTGTGACAATGAACTCGTCGAAATCGATCACAGCCAATTTCGTTACAGAGGATGGCAAACCGGATCTTATTGTAAACGGCAGCTTTTCATCAGGATCCAGTAACTGGACATTCAACAACTGGAGCGGAAGCGGCACGGGAAGTGTTGTAAACGGAGAGTACAGGCTCGATGTCAGTGAAGTGGCAAACAATTACTATGATCTGCAGGTAGTGCAGCCTGGAATACTTCTTGAACAGGGCAAGACCTACCGTCTGATCTATGATGCCTATGCGTCAGCAAACAGAACTCTTTTTGTAAATGTCGGCATGCCGGTCAGTCCCTATACTTCATTTTTGGGAGCAGATGGTGAGTCTATTGTAAATGGATCGCGTGAGGTTAATCTCACAACATCAAAACAGACCTTTACACTTGAATTTACCATGGGAGAGCCAACTTACGAGGATTCCAGGGTAGAATTCAGCGTAGGAACCGCTACTCCTTCGGTATTTATCGACAATGTGTCACTCTTTGAAATCATACCGGTAAAGATATCAGGACCTTATCTGAGCAGGGAAGCGAATCAGATGAGTGTACGTAAAAACGGATCTTTGATAAGTGTTTCTATTGCTGCCGAAGGACATGGTATTGTAACTGCAGATCTTTATGATCTCAGGGGCAATGTTGTGCGGAGTGCCGGTTTCAGAAAAGTTCCCGGTTCAGTCCAGAGGTTCAGTCTCAGTACTGCAGGGGTTCCCGGTGGTTACTATATATTGAAGGTCAATAACGGCAAAACAGTTTATAAATCAGGGATTGTACTGACCGGCAGATGA
- a CDS encoding carbohydrate-binding protein has translation MRKVNICLCCILFMLCTAAYSQDPDFHIYLCFGQSNMAGAGTIEAQDRTVDSRFQMMEPIGCTNLSRTFGKWYPAVPPLWGCNGGLGPADYFGRTMVENLPANIRVGVIVVAIPGCDIALFFESGYEGYDTYNYVPQRYGGSAYAWLLDLAKLAQKDGVIKGILLHQGETNNTQKDWPQKVKRVYDNFIRDLGLTAAETPLLVGELLYQNKGGVCWGHNSVIETVPSVIPNSHVISAEGLPGKDQFHFNTEGNRLFGIRYAQKMLTLLVLDNNDPPEVSISSPYDNSSFSSLETVTIEASASDPDGSVECVKFYDGSVFLGSDSAAPYSYQWSGMNAGTHSITAEAIDDKGRKGVSDPVSVIIEAVQGPYKGTAHAIPGRIEAEEYDLGGEGIAYHEANANGNEGNAAFRNDQVDIEATADESGEYNICYILQGEWLEYTVDIALTGKYDIALRVAADGDGKRMHIEIDGVNITGSIEVPNTGGWQTWTTVTVKDIDLVQGQHVMRVAFDANYMNLNYMEFTNTSTALRKKDRSPVKLSPVVFSDEGFQIRTNGQFDYRITSINGTLLESGSGNRIKNTGIGLSQGIYILHIRNSGGIYTRKILKK, from the coding sequence GTGAGAAAAGTCAATATATGTCTCTGCTGTATTCTCTTTATGCTCTGTACTGCAGCATACTCCCAGGATCCCGATTTTCACATCTATCTCTGTTTCGGGCAGTCTAACATGGCAGGTGCTGGGACGATAGAGGCTCAGGACAGGACTGTTGACAGCCGCTTTCAGATGATGGAACCGATTGGATGTACGAATCTAAGCAGGACTTTCGGGAAATGGTATCCTGCTGTCCCACCACTCTGGGGATGCAATGGCGGTCTTGGACCGGCTGATTATTTCGGCAGAACGATGGTGGAAAACCTGCCTGCCAACATAAGAGTGGGTGTAATAGTCGTCGCAATACCGGGTTGTGACATAGCACTGTTTTTTGAGAGCGGATATGAAGGGTACGATACCTATAATTATGTTCCGCAAAGGTATGGAGGGAGTGCGTACGCCTGGTTGCTTGATCTGGCTAAGCTTGCACAAAAGGATGGCGTGATAAAGGGAATTTTACTGCACCAGGGAGAAACAAATAACACCCAGAAGGACTGGCCTCAGAAGGTTAAGAGAGTATATGATAACTTTATAAGAGATCTGGGATTGACTGCAGCGGAAACACCGCTTCTTGTAGGTGAACTGCTCTACCAGAATAAGGGAGGTGTATGCTGGGGGCACAACAGTGTCATCGAAACCGTTCCCAGTGTAATACCGAACTCGCATGTCATTTCTGCTGAGGGGCTTCCCGGAAAGGATCAGTTTCATTTCAATACGGAAGGCAACCGTCTGTTTGGAATTCGTTATGCACAGAAGATGCTGACATTGCTTGTTTTAGATAATAATGATCCTCCAGAAGTCAGCATTAGTTCACCTTATGATAACAGCAGTTTTTCTTCACTTGAGACAGTTACAATTGAAGCCAGTGCTTCAGATCCTGACGGAAGTGTTGAATGTGTGAAATTTTATGACGGTTCGGTTTTTCTGGGAAGTGACAGTGCTGCCCCGTACAGTTATCAATGGTCTGGCATGAATGCAGGGACACACAGTATTACTGCCGAAGCGATAGATGACAAGGGGCGAAAGGGTGTTTCAGATCCGGTTTCTGTCATTATCGAGGCAGTTCAGGGGCCTTACAAGGGTACGGCTCACGCTATACCCGGGCGTATAGAAGCAGAGGAGTATGATCTGGGTGGTGAGGGTATTGCTTATCATGAGGCAAATGCAAATGGCAATGAGGGCAATGCTGCTTTCAGAAATGATCAGGTTGATATAGAGGCAACTGCCGATGAATCGGGTGAATACAATATCTGCTATATTTTACAGGGTGAATGGCTTGAGTATACAGTCGATATAGCATTGACAGGGAAATATGACATTGCTTTGCGTGTGGCTGCTGATGGTGATGGGAAAAGGATGCATATTGAGATCGATGGAGTGAATATCACTGGTTCAATAGAAGTGCCCAATACCGGGGGATGGCAGACCTGGACTACTGTTACTGTAAAGGATATCGATCTTGTACAGGGGCAGCATGTAATGCGTGTCGCTTTTGATGCCAACTATATGAATCTGAATTATATGGAATTTACGAATACATCGACGGCGTTAAGGAAAAAGGACAGATCGCCAGTTAAGCTCTCTCCGGTTGTTTTTTCAGATGAGGGGTTTCAAATCAGGACAAATGGTCAATTTGACTACCGGATTACATCAATAAATGGCACCTTATTGGAAAGTGGAAGCGGGAATAGAATAAAGAATACAGGGATTGGGCTTTCTCAGGGTATTTATATACTCCATATCAGAAATTCAGGGGGTATTTATACCCGGAAAATTCTCAAGAAATAG
- a CDS encoding glycoside hydrolase family 31 protein has translation MKVKICREDIVHVAYSTSSAIPPRPLKVVTAEWGTPQFSKTEAGDTIILQTSKIRVKVSKSTANITYTDLGGKVILSEYGKSMTPATVEGVQTHTVRGEFYSPADEGLYGLGQFQRGQVSYKGRTEVLDQAYGPHTTAVPVLVSTRGYGVFWDSYAKINFSGNIAGNTRYAFSSECGDALNYYFFYGPEIDQVISGYRATTGKVPLFPKWAYGLIQSKDRYYSQSEIFSVKDGYRNNKIPLDCIVQDWHYWDGAGKQGCYCFNSSYGDVKKTITELHNANIHTLISIWSQLEEGSPPFNNFNSKGWLWPSDGATHFIDAYNADAREEFWRLIRNAFFDPAVQGWDGWWLDNDEPFPYPNGFNRRTLTTAMGKGVLFYNTYTFPLTEMAYKNWRMDIPGKRAVILHRANFPGQQSHSCMQWNNDIDCSWPALKNSVPCGLNSTLTGIPYWCTDIGGYWGVNVDYSTPSMQELFTRWFQYGAFQPVFRIHGNMKPGQGKELYNKMWSETTRQNLILIDKLRYRLMPYIYSLAWMTTNEDYTPMRHLVFDFRNDPQVKTIGDQFMFGPAFMVSPVTTEGATSRSVYFPSGMWYDFWTGSIVNGGITNNISAPLSKIPLHIRAGSIVPMGPEIQYATERADTIELRIYPGKDGSFTIYEDEGDNYNYETGSYATIPITYIDATRNVIIGSREGSFKGMEEKKVFNIVFVTFDHGVGGTITAEPDHRLEYTGEQVSIFPVRALPSQSKAAAKLPSITMRTTGGRIAFPGKFSGRLKSITVYDCSGKLLLKTDVTKNVLDVKRDLGLPTGVYVVKANVIR, from the coding sequence ATGAAAGTAAAGATCTGTCGTGAGGATATTGTGCATGTCGCTTATTCGACATCCTCGGCAATTCCGCCCAGACCGCTGAAAGTGGTGACTGCTGAATGGGGGACTCCGCAGTTCAGTAAAACCGAAGCGGGAGATACGATTATTCTGCAGACAAGTAAGATCAGAGTAAAAGTCAGTAAATCTACGGCGAATATTACGTATACGGACCTGGGTGGTAAGGTAATTCTTTCCGAGTATGGAAAGTCAATGACTCCTGCAACGGTTGAGGGTGTGCAGACCCATACTGTCCGTGGTGAATTCTATTCCCCTGCTGATGAAGGTCTGTATGGGCTGGGGCAGTTTCAGAGGGGGCAGGTGAGCTACAAGGGAAGAACTGAAGTATTGGATCAGGCTTATGGTCCTCATACAACCGCTGTTCCGGTGCTTGTTTCAACCAGGGGGTATGGAGTTTTCTGGGACAGTTATGCAAAAATCAATTTTAGCGGCAATATTGCGGGAAATACCAGGTATGCGTTTTCGTCTGAATGCGGTGATGCTCTGAATTATTACTTTTTCTATGGTCCTGAAATCGATCAGGTTATTTCCGGATATCGTGCGACAACCGGCAAAGTACCTCTTTTCCCGAAATGGGCCTATGGTCTTATTCAGTCCAAAGATCGTTACTATTCCCAGAGTGAGATATTTTCTGTCAAAGACGGCTACCGCAATAATAAAATTCCGCTCGACTGCATTGTTCAGGATTGGCACTACTGGGATGGAGCTGGCAAGCAGGGCTGCTACTGTTTCAATTCCTCTTACGGGGATGTAAAGAAGACAATTACAGAACTGCATAACGCAAACATTCACACACTGATTTCTATCTGGAGTCAACTGGAAGAGGGTTCGCCGCCGTTTAATAATTTCAATTCCAAAGGATGGCTATGGCCTTCTGATGGAGCAACCCATTTTATTGATGCATACAATGCAGATGCGCGGGAGGAGTTCTGGAGACTTATCCGCAATGCGTTTTTTGATCCTGCGGTACAGGGATGGGATGGCTGGTGGCTTGACAACGATGAACCATTTCCATATCCCAACGGCTTCAACAGACGAACTCTCACGACTGCAATGGGAAAGGGTGTGCTGTTCTATAATACATACACTTTTCCGCTGACTGAAATGGCATATAAAAACTGGCGCATGGACATTCCCGGCAAACGTGCTGTCATTCTTCACCGGGCAAATTTTCCCGGTCAGCAATCACACTCCTGCATGCAGTGGAACAATGATATAGACTGCAGTTGGCCTGCATTGAAAAATTCAGTCCCTTGCGGTCTTAATTCCACCCTTACCGGTATCCCTTACTGGTGTACGGATATCGGAGGCTACTGGGGGGTAAATGTCGATTACTCTACGCCGTCAATGCAGGAACTTTTTACCCGATGGTTTCAGTATGGTGCATTCCAGCCGGTATTCCGGATTCATGGAAATATGAAGCCTGGTCAGGGTAAAGAGCTTTATAATAAAATGTGGTCGGAAACTACCAGGCAAAACCTTATTCTGATTGATAAATTGCGTTACAGGCTTATGCCCTACATCTATTCTCTTGCCTGGATGACGACAAACGAAGATTATACTCCCATGCGTCATCTTGTTTTTGACTTCAGAAATGATCCACAGGTAAAAACCATTGGTGACCAGTTCATGTTTGGCCCTGCATTCATGGTGAGTCCGGTTACCACAGAGGGTGCTACATCGCGTTCGGTATATTTCCCATCCGGTATGTGGTATGATTTCTGGACAGGTTCAATAGTCAACGGTGGAATCACAAATAACATATCTGCGCCGCTGTCAAAGATTCCACTTCACATAAGAGCAGGTTCCATAGTGCCTATGGGTCCGGAAATTCAGTATGCTACAGAAAGGGCGGATACAATCGAGTTGCGTATCTATCCCGGAAAAGACGGATCATTTACAATTTATGAGGATGAAGGTGATAATTACAATTACGAAACCGGCAGTTATGCCACAATCCCTATTACTTATATCGATGCCACCCGTAACGTCATTATCGGCAGTCGTGAAGGCAGTTTTAAGGGCATGGAAGAGAAAAAGGTATTCAATATTGTATTTGTCACGTTTGATCACGGGGTAGGTGGCACGATAACCGCAGAACCTGACCACAGGCTTGAATATACCGGCGAGCAGGTTTCGATTTTTCCTGTCAGGGCTCTGCCGTCGCAGTCAAAAGCCGCTGCAAAATTACCCTCGATAACTATGAGAACTACCGGTGGCCGTATCGCTTTTCCCGGAAAATTCTCGGGGAGATTGAAAAGTATAACTGTTTATGACTGCTCTGGAAAGCTGTTATTGAAAACAGATGTTACGAAGAATGTCCTTGATGTAAAAAGGGACCTGGGACTTCCCACCGGTGTTTATGTGGTAAAGGCGAATGTAATCCGGTAA
- a CDS encoding family 43 glycosylhydrolase yields the protein MISKRSINPGLLLLVIVAIQTATADNSIITHKYTADPNAMVWNDRVYVFCSRDDNNGEGYDIIDYTLISSDDMVNWTDHGEVFRVPRDASWANRAYAPGAAHKNGKFYLYFPDGGSSIGVAVADKIEGPYKDAIGRALVNKSMPNCNVEWLFDPAAFIDDDGQAYLYFGGGGSTPGTNLRVIKLGDNMISTDGTAVTISAPRSFEAAFMHKRNGIYYFSYSTDFNGSSARIDYMTSNNPMTGFQYKGIILDNPSVNGKNINMGNNNHASVVEFKDKWYVFYHERRVSNQVYKRSVSVDLADYNADGTMKKSACTDNGPPQIKYLNPYDTVQAETINRQSGIKTDVCSEGGIMVTSISNNDYIRVKGVDFGDGAEKFEVRAASGSSGGSIELRLGSQTGTLVGTCNITGTGGWSTWKTFECEVTNCSGVKDLYLVFKGSGEPFRLNWYRFSGPSGYLLSIQIAGKGTVSRSPNRSSFPEGTSVTLTAEPNDGWVFDSWSGDGVSGNQNPLTITMNGDKAVTAVFKRNTIDGNIVFNGDFASDADDWTFNTWSGSATGGVVNGEYRIGISSVAENSHDIQLVQSGLYLENGKTYQVAFEAYAASSRSLEINVEMDESPWTSYLPERKNFSLTTTKQEFSFVFTMEHPTDANGRIGFNAGLETPAVFIDNVKVKEFSVATVSSPAVVQSSGVKVNCSNSVLHLEFTLPENGPVSLNLYDLKGKMVKSIAVQKRSGTVYSNSFDLSGISEGSYVLKIRSQGKTIGSSKVLLVK from the coding sequence ATGATCTCAAAGCGTTCAATCAATCCGGGATTGCTTTTACTAGTAATAGTGGCAATACAGACAGCAACGGCAGACAATTCGATTATCACTCATAAGTACACAGCCGACCCCAATGCCATGGTATGGAATGACAGGGTTTATGTGTTCTGTTCCCGTGATGACAATAACGGGGAGGGTTACGATATCATTGATTACACCCTTATTTCATCGGATGACATGGTGAACTGGACTGATCATGGAGAAGTTTTCAGAGTACCAAGGGACGCTTCATGGGCAAACCGCGCTTACGCACCGGGAGCTGCCCACAAGAATGGTAAGTTTTACCTTTACTTTCCTGATGGCGGTTCATCGATAGGTGTCGCAGTTGCAGACAAAATAGAGGGTCCTTATAAAGATGCAATAGGCAGAGCTCTTGTAAATAAAAGCATGCCAAACTGTAATGTGGAGTGGCTTTTTGATCCTGCCGCTTTTATCGATGACGACGGGCAGGCTTATCTCTATTTTGGAGGAGGCGGATCGACTCCTGGAACAAACCTGCGGGTAATAAAACTGGGCGATAACATGATTTCCACGGATGGAACCGCTGTGACTATCAGTGCCCCGCGTTCCTTTGAGGCTGCCTTCATGCATAAAAGGAATGGTATTTACTACTTCTCGTACTCTACCGATTTCAATGGCAGTTCAGCCAGAATCGATTACATGACAAGTAACAATCCCATGACCGGTTTTCAGTATAAGGGGATTATTCTGGATAATCCCTCTGTGAACGGTAAAAACATTAATATGGGTAACAACAATCACGCCTCTGTTGTAGAATTCAAGGATAAGTGGTATGTGTTTTACCATGAACGAAGGGTATCGAATCAGGTTTACAAAAGAAGCGTAAGTGTTGATCTGGCTGACTATAATGCTGATGGCACAATGAAGAAGTCTGCCTGCACCGATAATGGTCCTCCCCAGATTAAATATCTTAATCCCTATGACACTGTACAGGCTGAAACTATTAATCGGCAATCAGGTATAAAAACTGATGTGTGCAGCGAGGGCGGGATAATGGTTACCTCCATTTCCAATAACGATTATATTCGTGTCAAGGGAGTGGATTTTGGTGATGGTGCGGAGAAGTTTGAAGTGCGGGCCGCAAGCGGTTCATCGGGCGGTTCAATCGAACTGCGGCTTGGCAGCCAGACAGGGACTCTTGTTGGAACCTGTAATATCACGGGAACAGGTGGCTGGAGCACCTGGAAAACCTTTGAATGTGAGGTCACCAACTGCAGCGGTGTAAAGGATCTCTATCTGGTTTTCAAAGGATCTGGTGAGCCTTTCAGACTCAACTGGTACCGTTTCAGTGGGCCTTCAGGGTATTTGCTTTCAATCCAGATTGCTGGGAAGGGTACAGTGAGTCGTTCTCCGAACAGATCCAGCTTTCCGGAAGGTACATCAGTGACACTCACTGCAGAGCCCAATGATGGATGGGTGTTTGATAGTTGGAGTGGTGATGGGGTAAGTGGTAACCAGAATCCACTTACTATAACCATGAATGGTGACAAGGCTGTCACTGCAGTTTTTAAACGCAATACTATTGATGGTAACATTGTGTTTAATGGAGATTTTGCATCAGACGCAGATGACTGGACGTTTAATACCTGGAGCGGCTCTGCTACAGGGGGGGTTGTAAATGGAGAGTATAGAATAGGGATCAGCAGTGTAGCTGAAAACAGCCATGATATCCAGCTTGTGCAGTCTGGGCTTTATCTGGAAAACGGGAAGACCTACCAGGTGGCTTTTGAGGCCTATGCTGCTTCCAGCAGGTCTCTTGAGATAAATGTAGAGATGGATGAAAGTCCGTGGACAAGTTATCTGCCTGAACGGAAGAATTTCAGCCTTACTACGACAAAACAGGAATTCTCCTTTGTGTTCACGATGGAGCATCCGACAGATGCAAATGGCCGTATAGGATTCAATGCAGGGCTTGAAACTCCGGCAGTTTTTATCGACAATGTAAAGGTAAAAGAATTCAGTGTGGCAACTGTTTCTTCCCCTGCAGTGGTACAATCATCAGGTGTGAAAGTAAACTGCAGTAATTCGGTTCTGCACCTGGAATTTACATTACCGGAAAACGGACCGGTTTCTCTGAACCTTTATGATTTGAAGGGAAAGATGGTAAAGAGTATTGCGGTTCAGAAAAGATCAGGCACAGTGTATTCCAACAGTTTCGATCTGTCGGGTATAAGTGAAGGATCTTATGTTCTGAAAATCAGAAGTCAGGGGAAGACAATCGGCAGCTCAAAAGTATTGCTGGTAAAGTAA